A genome region from Manihot esculenta cultivar AM560-2 chromosome 5, M.esculenta_v8, whole genome shotgun sequence includes the following:
- the LOC110614463 gene encoding BRI1 kinase inhibitor 1 codes for MATKQHRNTRENSENKHEDIKLKQEGNQQVQITTSPASPPSASSSPSHEFSFTISLHSSSTPVPDKAKAPPPSFAIDLSPADDIFFHGHLLPLHLLSHLPVSPRSSTNSMDSFTLPIRELLADQKPNKSNINNCSSTSHGNSSNVKNNINCSSSNGERKARSKPKPFSLFGWRKGCEVRESEDKEKQKKKLRFEVSQILKRYMRMVRPLTFFKGKKENFNIQRKPHSFSGNSSLRNKQELRGRKGGFSAPASMRTSPTNSGLLVATAPAVASPTSDSTMEELQAAIQAAIAHCKNSIAAEEKIKF; via the coding sequence ATGGCGACCAAACAGCATAGAAATACCAGAGAGAATTCTGAGAACAAGCATGAAGATATCAAGTTGAAACAAGAAGGAAATCAACAGGTACAAATTACTACATCTCCTGCCTCACCTCCTTCAgcttcttcatctccttctcaTGAATTCTCCTTCACAATCTCTCTCCACTCTTCCTCAACACCAGTTCCTGATAAAGCCAAAGCTCCTCCTCCTTCATTTGCTATTGATTTGTCTCCTGCAGATGATATTTTCTTCCATGGCCATTTGCTTCCTCTTCATCTCCTCTCTCACCTTCCTGTTTCTCCTCGCTCATCCACCAATTCCATGGATAGCTTTACTCTCCCCATCAGAGAATTATTAGCTGATCAGAAACCCAATAAGAGTAACATCAACAACTGCAGCAGCACCAGCCATGGAAATAGCAGCAACGTGAAGAACAACATTAACTGCAGCAGCAGCAATGGCGAGAGAAAAGCTAGAAGCAAGCCGAAGCCTTTCTCTTTATTCGGATGGCGAAAAGGGTGTGAAGTTAGAGAATCAGAAGACAAGGAGAAGCAAAAGAAAAAGCTTAGATTTGAAGTAAGTCAAATATTAAAGAGGTACATGAGAATGGTTAGGCCATTGACGTTCttcaaaggaaagaaagaaaatttcaatATACAGAGGAAACCCCATTCATTTTCTGGAAATTCAAGCTTGAGAAATAAGCAGGAGTTGAGAGGAAGAAAAGGAGGATTCTCAGCTCCAGCTTCCATGAGAACATCTCCAACAAACAGTGGCCTTCTTGTGGCAACTGCGCCAGCTGTTGCTTCTCCTACAAGTGATAGTACAATGGAGGAATTGCAAGCTGCAATTCAAGCAGCAATTGCTCATTGCAAGAACTCCATTGCTGCTGAAGAGAAGATCAAATTCTAA